A stretch of Metabacillus sp. FJAT-52054 DNA encodes these proteins:
- the bioB gene encoding biotin synthase BioB — protein MNWIERAKSLIEMNDTLTTEEAMLILQSEDDDLLELLQGAFHIRKHFYGKKVKLNMIINTKSGLCPENCGYCSQSSVSSAPIEKYRMMDKQSIIDGAKRAFDLNIGTYCIVASGRGPSEKEVGHVAEAVREIKETYGLKICACLGILKPGQAERLKEAGVDRYNHNVNTSKEHHEQITTSHTYDDRIQTVQSVKEAGISPCSGVIIGMKESLEDVISMAFQLKELDADSIPVNFLHAIDGTPLEGTNELNPRYCLRVLALFRFVNPSKEIRISGGREVNLRSLQPLGLYAANSIFVGDYLTTAGQESSSDHKMLEDLGFEIEWPANTI, from the coding sequence ATGAATTGGATTGAAAGAGCCAAGAGTTTGATTGAAATGAATGATACATTAACAACAGAGGAAGCTATGCTAATATTGCAGTCGGAGGACGATGACCTGCTTGAACTGCTGCAAGGAGCTTTTCACATCCGAAAGCACTTCTACGGAAAAAAAGTGAAGCTCAACATGATCATTAATACGAAATCCGGACTGTGTCCGGAAAACTGCGGCTACTGCTCCCAGTCATCTGTTTCGTCAGCGCCTATCGAAAAATACAGAATGATGGACAAGCAGTCGATTATCGATGGGGCGAAGAGAGCCTTTGATCTAAACATAGGAACCTATTGCATCGTCGCAAGCGGGAGAGGACCTTCGGAAAAAGAAGTGGGTCATGTCGCTGAAGCTGTCAGAGAAATAAAAGAAACGTACGGACTCAAAATTTGCGCTTGCCTCGGAATCCTTAAACCCGGTCAGGCAGAAAGGCTTAAAGAAGCAGGAGTTGACAGGTACAATCATAATGTCAACACTTCTAAAGAGCACCATGAGCAAATCACAACCTCACATACATATGACGACCGTATTCAAACCGTTCAATCGGTTAAGGAAGCCGGCATCTCTCCTTGCTCAGGAGTGATCATTGGCATGAAAGAAAGTCTGGAAGATGTGATTTCTATGGCCTTTCAGCTAAAAGAGCTTGATGCAGACAGCATTCCTGTGAACTTTTTGCATGCCATTGACGGCACACCGCTCGAAGGAACAAACGAACTCAATCCGCGCTACTGTCTCAGAGTGCTTGCCCTGTTCCGTTTCGTAAATCCTTCAAAGGAGATTCGGATATCAGGAGGAAGAGAAGTCAATTTGCGCTCACTGCAGCCTCTTGGATTGTATGCGGCGAACTCCATTTTCGTCGGAGATTACTTAACGACGGCAGGCCAGGAAAGTTCCAGCGACCATAAAATGCTAGAGGATCTAGGCTTTGAAATTGAATGGCCGGCAAATACC